The Cervus canadensis isolate Bull #8, Minnesota chromosome X, ASM1932006v1, whole genome shotgun sequence genome contains a region encoding:
- the LOC122435910 gene encoding serine/threonine-protein phosphatase 2A 65 kDa regulatory subunit A alpha isoform-like produces the protein MAAADGDDSLNPISILIDELQNEDIQLRINSIKKLPIIALALGVEKTRSELLPFIIDIMYDEDGVLLALAEELSTFTPLVGGPEYAHCLLPPLELLAMVDEAIVRDKAVESLRAISHEHSPSHLEDHFVPLVKRMVDGDLVTSRISACSLFSVCYPRVSIAVKAELLQCFRDLCSDDDLLVRCAAASNLGDFAKVLEMDDIKSEIIPIFSNLASDEQDSVRLLTVEVCVNIAQLLPQEALEALVMITLCQAAEDTSWRVRYMVANKFTELQTAVGPEVTKTDLVPAFQNLIKDCEPEVRAAASLKLKEFCENLSADYREKVILTEILPCSKELVSDTNQHVRSALASVIMGLSPILGKDNTIEHLMPFFLALLKDECPDVRLNIISNLDCMKEVIGIQQLSQFLLPTIMELAEDAKWRVRLAIVEYMPLLAGQFGLEFFDAQLHSLCMSWLVDHVYAIREAATNNLKKLVEQFGKEWALATIIPRVLTLSEEPNYLHRMTTLFCINVLSKVCGQDITTKHMLPTVLYMAEDPIANVRFNVAKSLQKIGSILDNSTLQTEVKPILEKLTQDQDMDVKYFAQEALTVLSLA, from the coding sequence ATGGCGGCGGCCGACGGCGATGACTCGCTCAACCCCATCTCGATCCTCATAGACGAGCTCCAGAACGAGGATATTCAGCTTCGCATCAACAGCATCAAGAAGCTGCCCATCATCGCCTTGGCCCTTGGAGTCGAAAAGACCCGCAGTGAGCTTCTGCCCTTCATTATAGACATCATGTACGATGAGGACGGGGTCCTCTTGGCCCTGGCGGAGGAGCTGAGCACCTTCACCCCTCTGGTCGGAGGTCCCGAGTATGCTCACTGCCTGCTGCCACCCCTAGAGTTGCTGGCCATGGTGGATGAGGCCATAGTGCGGGACAAGGCGGTGGAGTCCCTGCGGGCCATCTCGCATGAGCACTCACCCTCCCATCTCGAGGACCACTTTGTGCCACTCGTGAAGCGGATGGTGGACGGTGACTTGGTCACCTCCCGCATCTCAGCCTGCAGCCTTTTCTCCGTCTGCTACCCTCGCGTGTCCATTGCTGTCAAGGCGGAACTTCTACAGTGCTTTCGGGACTTGTGCTCAGATGACGACCTCTTGGTGCGGTGTGCAGCAGCCTCCAACCTGGGGGATTTCGCCAAGGTGCTTGAGATGGATGACATCAAGAGCGAGATCATCCCCATATTCTCCAACCTGGCCTCTGATGAGCAGGATTCGGTGCGGCTGCTAACGGTGGAAGTGTGTGTGAACATCGCCCAGCTCCTGCCCCAGGAGGCCCTGGAGGCCCTGGTGATGATCACTCTGTGCCAGGCTGCTGAGGACACATCCTGGCGCGTCCGTTACATGGTGGCCAACAAGTTCACAGAGCTCCAGACAGCAGTGGGGCCTGAGGTCACCAAGACGGACCTGGTCCCTGCCTTCCAGAACCTGATCAAAGACTGTGAGCCCGAGGTGAGGGCCGCCGCCTCCCTCAAGCTCAAAGAATTCTGTGAAAATCTCTCTGCTGACTATCGGGAGAAAGTGATCCTGACTGAGATCTTGCCCTGCAGCAAGGAGCTGGTCTCCGACACCAACCAGCATGTCAGGTCAGCCCTGGCCTCCGTCATCATGGGCCTCTCCCCGATCCTGGGCAAAGATAACACCATCGAGCACCTCATGCCCTTCTTCCTGGCTCTGCTGAAGGATGAGTGCCCGGATGTGCGGCTGAACATCATCTCCAACCTCGATTGCATGAAAGAGGTGATCGGCATCCAGCAGCTGTCCCAATTCCTGCTCCCCACCATCATGGAGCTTGCGGAGGATGCCAAGTGGCGGGTGCGTCTGGCCATCGTTGAGTACATGCCTCTGCTGGCTGGACAGTTTGGGCTggagttctttgatgctcagctccACTCCTTGTGCATGTCCTGGCTTGTGGATCATGTCTATGCCATCCGCGAGGCAGCCACCAACAACCTGAAGAAGCTGGTGGAGCAGTTTGGGAAGGAGTGGGCCCTTGCCACTATCATCCCCAGGGTCCTGACCCTGTCTGAGGAACCCAACTACCTGCACCGCATGACTACGCTCTTCTGCATCAATGTGCTGTCTAAGGTCTGTGGGCAGGACATCACCACCAAGCACATGCTGCCCACAGTGCTGTATATGGCGGAGGACCCCATCGCCAATGTCCGCTTCAACGTGGCCAAGTCCCTACAGAAGATCGGGTCCATCCTGGACAACAGCACGCTGCAGACCGAGGTCAAGCCCATCCTGGAGAAGCTGACCCAGGACCAGGACATGGATGTCAAGTACTTCGCCCAGGAGGCTCTGACTGTCCTGTCTCTCGCCTGA